The DNA segment CTGCAAACCGGCGAAAGCGTGGTGCGGGGCGACGACCGCGCCGCTGAGAGTTACCGGCGGGTCGTCGACTTCCTGTTCCACCAACCGCAGCCGAGCAACAAACATGGCCACCTGCCCAGGAAGGTCCTGTTGGAGGTCATGGAGAACAGCCGGACCTTCATCCTGTCTCTGTGCTCACAAGTTAGTAAAGACGGCGACAGACGTGATAGTGTAACGTAGCTgcttgtcatgtgacctgttgtcatgtgaccatcAGATCCAGAGTGCAGCTCTTCTTCCTCGCAGCGTCGGCTTCATGGATGAGCTCTCGATCTTCGTGAACGTGGACCAGTTCTCCCGCCAAAACCCGGCAGCCTTTAAGCTGCTGGGCTTGCCCGGCGAGACGCCGCTGTTTGACGTGGTTCTGTCCGCTCTGTCCGACGGGACGTCCCTCACGCCCATGCTCTTCTTTCGAGGAGAGCCGATAGACATTCCCGAAGGATTCCCGGACAACGTGCTGCTGGAGGCGCGGCGTGGCGGCTTCACAGATGCAGAGCGCCTCCATTTGTGGACCGAAAAGGTGCAGAGTCTTTTGAACGACGCCACTGCTTAGACTCGTGATATCACGCGctgcctttctctctctctctctctctctatccaggTGTGGCGCCTCCGCCCACAGTCCAACAAGTCCAAGTCCCTGCTGATGGTGGATGTCTATCGAGGTCACGTGACAGACGGCTTCAAGAGCGGCCTGAGCGCCACCTCCACAGATGCCATCTTTATTCCCGCCGGGTGCTGCTCCCGCCTGCAGCCGctggatgtgtgtgtgaagcCCGTTCTCCACAACTTCCTGCAGGTACCCAGAATGCAGAATGCTTGAAACTCTTGTAGAACATACAAGCCCGAACGTGGTCTGCTTCTGCAGGGCCGCTGGAATCATCTGGTGTGCAACGGTGGTCTGGATGGTCTGGGTCTGGGCCAGCTGGCTTTGACTATGGCCTGCTGGCTCAGCGAGGTGTCGTCCACCCTGAGCTCCGACGCATGCATCTTGAAAAGGTCTGTAGAGCAGGAGAGCGCTCCACTCCATCTGGCTTCTTGCTTCAGCCTTTCTAGTCCTCATCGCGTGTCGCTGTGGTAACTCCTCAGGTCCTTCGCCTCGGTGTGTCACCTCCAGAAGGAGCAGAAGGACACTGATGTGATGATCCAAATCTTGACGGGCAAGCTCATGCAGCCTGTTccttctcctccacctcctAAATCACTGCACTTCCTGCTGGTGCTGCACGAGCCCAACCAAAGCCTGGACCAGAAGCACAACTCTCAAGGGGGCAACCCTCAAGGGGGCAACCCTCAAGGGGGCAACCCTCAAGGGGGCAACCCTCAAGGGGGCAACCCTCAAGGGGGCAACCCTCAAGGGGGCATCTCTCAAGGGGGCATCTCTCAAGGGGGCATCTCTCAAGGGGGCATCTCTCAAGGGGACATCTCTCAAGGGGACATCTCTCAAGGGGACATCTCTCAAGGGGACAACTCTCAAGGGGACAACTCTCAAGGGGACAACTCTCAAGGGGACAACTCTCAAGGGGACAACTCTGAGAACACATAAAGAAGTAAACTGTGTCACAATGGCGACTCCTGGTGGTCGTGTCTTATTGTTCGCTTATGAACTTCATGTTGAATTCTGAGAATTTTCTTTTACGTTTATCAAATAAAGAGAATGTTTAATGGAACCGCTCTGAGGGTTCATGAGTCCATGTTGATTCCAGAGAGGGGCGTGCGGGTgggtgcgtgtgcgtgcgcgtcTAAACCATGACAAGCTTGTTCTCGCACGCAGCGTGTCGGAACATGAAACGTTCCTGATGTTGCAGTTAAATTTAGACTCCATGAGAACACCCTGACTTTCCCAGCATGCCCTGGGGCGAGGCACCAGCCCCTGGAGGACACCATCATCAGCTGGGAGATGCATGATGGGAAGGACATCCGTGCCCTCTGACCCCTGCTGTGCTGGGAAGGGCTGAGGGCGTGTGTAAAGATGAAATTGTCTTCCGCACCCACCGAGTGATGGGAGCAGGATGCCGTGTTGTCATTTCGGAGTTTCTTTGTGTTCGGTCATATTGTGTCCCCAACTTCCTGTTGCATTGTGTTGAGAGGAAGCACTATTCACACATTTGCAGGATACCTACGTGCTTCGTGTGAGATGAGGTGAGGTCATTATTGCTGTTCACTAAAAATGCCATGTCAGCAGCATCTGGGTgatgaaatattatttcatttagcaTTATTGGATTCATATTTTCGGATTAGGAAAAGAAGTGATGCCAGTGGCATCCATGTTGAGTTGTCGTTTATTAAGTTCTGGGAAAGACGGCAAATAGCCTCCTGCTAACATTCATGTTCTcagatttcggatcaacatttccGATCAACAGAACGGAAGCGACTTATGGTGAACGAGGTGTCTTTTCTGcgggaaaactttttttttttttaccaaaaatccCCTTATGCTGAATGCCAGATGTGTGggggtttactgtacttcccgTTTATGCCTGTTGATGCTTTGTTTTGCAGGCATCATTTTTTAAAGCATCCCGCGGCCCGATTAGGCCCTGCCCACAGACCGTTACCAGGCCCGGGCCccggtggttggggacccctgctgtagCGGACAATGACCTTCCTCCAACCATTCCCAGCATGCACTCTGAACCTCTGCTGGCTTTCACACAGACGTCCGCCCTTTCTCCTCCTGTAGGCATGGAtccctgacctctgacctcatcgtgttttatttttaagttatgGATGAGGATGACATCACTAACGAGCACACAATCAGGTGCACTGGCCTGAGAACGGAAAataggactgtgtgtgtgtatgtgtgtgtgtgtgtgtgtgtgtgagtccatTGTTCAGCTTCCAGCTGTGCTGCAGTCCAACAAAGAGTTTGTCTTCCACCCACCGCTGACTTTAAAATAAGTGGACGCAGCCTAAGTCAGGCTGATGTCCAGCAGGGGGCCAGTCagaagagggggggggtggacCTGAGGGTACCTTTACAGGGACTCGTGCACATGAGTATGTCCTCCTGCTGGTTTTTGTCTCTGTGGACGTCTTCTGGCAAACGGGTAGCAAACTTGGCAGGAAAAGCACAGCAACAGAACCCcccccttcacacacacacacacacgatgaccccccccccgtcgTGCCACTCCCCTTTTCTCTTCTCTACTTTTCTTCTTTTCGGACGTCTTCAGTGAAGACGCTCACAGGTCTGTGCAACATGTCGGCACTCAcgctcttcatcatcatcatcattatcatggCGGCtggtgagtgtgcatgtgtgtgttgtcagggCGAAAGTAacttaaagacacacacactctcttggcggggtgtgtgtgtgtgtgtgtgtatcagctgtcaatcatgtcATCCTTCACATTGGTGTGACATGAAGCTGATTGATTGGCAGCTGATGACCTTCTATAAATAATCAATATTCCTTTGTGTGCGTGTCATCACATTGTCATCTTGAGTGTAACACACGCTGTGTCAGACATGACCAATCAAACGTAGAACACTGTGTGTTATTATGAACTTTTGGATGCTTCAAAGGCCGTCGGCATGCGTTACTCCAGTGCATCTTGACATTCCGTTGAATTCTCACCTCCCTgcgctgccattggctggctgaCTGACAGGTGGTGATGTCATCGTGTGTTTTGACTTGAATAGAAGCTTCATCAGTTTTATTTAGCTGCTGACTAAGCCTTAATACTtcagtaatgtgtgtgtgtgttgatgttttaGTAACCTTTTTGCTCATCCATCTTATCTGCTGGTCTCCATAGCAACGGTCTggtgtttggtgtgtgtgtgtgtgtgtgtgtacaggcaGTGAGGCCGAGGTGACATCGTTGCCAGACTACGATTACGACTACAACTCTACCTTTGGTTATACCTTCTACAGTCAGTACACTCTAGCGCACACGTTACGATTTACTGAGTCAGCACTTTgattatctgtgtgtgtgtgtgtgtgtgtgtgtgtgtgtgaaggtaaCACAAGCAGCGAGGACCTGGAGAAGTTCCTGAAGAACACCAGCGACTTCCTGGACTCGCAGGAGGACTGGCAAGACCACGAGGAGGAATCCACCGTGACTACAGCAACTGAGCCATACAAGACGCTGGGAGGCGGGGTCATCATCTACAACGCCgcgtccttgtgtgtgtgtctggtgaGAACGACCTTTATGTCGTCGAACTACGTGTTCATGCTAACGATGTGTTCAGGCttacattttaaatgtgttatgctaacatgccaaaTATGCTAAAATCTGCTCATGCTAACATACAACATCCCAACATGATAAACATATCCGGATtaggtaaataaaatatattcattccaACATGCTATATGTGTTCATGCTAACATTCCAAATATTTGTATGCTAACAggctataaatgtgttcatgtgaaCATGCTAAAGTCTGCTCATGCCAGCATACAAAATGCTAATTATGCCCATGCTAATTGGTGAATACAGGATGTTCATTCCACAAGCTTTGTGTTCATGCAAATGTGCTAAGTACTGACATGCTAAAAGTGCTCATGCTAAATCCCAACATGCTAAATTTAGTCATGCTTATTTGCTAAATGTGTTCAGGCCAACATACTAAATGtattcatgctaacatgctaaatgctaatgctCTCACTTGCTAAATATATTGATGCTAACATTGAAAACAtgttcatgctaacatgctaaatgctGACATTCTAAAAGTGCTCATGctaaatgccaacatgctaaatgcatttatgctaacatgttaaattCTCACTTGCTAAATAATGTTCATGCTaacattgtaaaattgtaaaatatgttcatgctaatgtgctaaatgtgtttgttttagcatgcaatgctcacatgctaaatatgcatgctaacatgcttaatATATTCACACCAACAGGCTAAATGTGTTCATGCCAACATACTAAATGtattcatgctaacatgctaaatgctGACATTCTCAAAGTGATAATGCTAAATGCCTGTATGCTAAATGTGTTCATGCTTATATATTCACATTGACAGGCTTAATGtgttatgctaacatgttaaattCTCACTTGCTAAATAATGttcatgctaatgtgctaaatgtgtttgttttagcatgcaatgctcacatgctaaatatgcatgctaacatgcttactaTATTCACACCAACAGGCTAAATGTGTTCATGCCAACATACTAAATGtattcatgctaacatgctaacattctaaaAGTGCTCATGCTAAATGCCAGTATGCTAAATGTGTTCATGCTTACATGGTTaatatagtcacattgacaggCTTAATGTGTTCATGCTAAATGTGTTTATTCTAACATGTTAAATTCTCACTTGCTAAATAATGTTCATGCTaactttcaaaatgtaaaatatgctcatgctaatgtgctaaatGTGTTTGTGCTAGCATGCTCACATGCTAATGATGTTCATGCTACATGTGACGTGCGAAGTAAGGTGCGCTGTTGTTGCACGGTTGCTGTTACTCAGTGGGTGTGGGTGCCTAGTTCCAGGTCCACTGAAGGATGTCCGATCAGAACAAACCAACTGTCACTTCTTTAACTTTCACACGATCAACACACTCGCTCATCACAGCAGGTGGAAGTTTCAATATGTGGGTGTGGTTCTGCAATTATACAAATGCAAATAGACAGGTGCTGTATAGCTAGTCGCAATTGACATCAAATATCAAAATGACAAAGCACAGCATTCGACATATGTTAATTCAAAATGACTGTTAGCATAagagctaacagctaacagtcAAGGCAAACATACATGCCAAGCTCTAGGGTGCATTATACGGCttatactgccatctagtggtggaAAGGGTAAATAGCGGCACGACTTGAACTCTTCTAATCAAGGGTGCATATTACGGAAGCCCCGCCTTTCAGGAATTATTCAAACAAATTGACGCCAACAATAAAAGGTACTGCCAAATATGACATATACACATGAATACATCCACCACTGAACTGGAAACATGCCTCGTACATAACAAATGACTATGTATGATGCAATCTGTAACATGACACCAGGTCATATGACTGGGTCGTATGTGTAATTGTacatatgcccccccccaagtTATGACTCACGATTTCGATGGAGGCACACCTTAAATCCACCAACTTGAATCAAGGAGGGAGCGTCCACTTCTCTGGATAGCAGCTGTCAACTGCGTGATGAGGGGGCGGAGCTTAACTTGATTGCTGGTTGAAACGTAGTCCGTGTGAATGAATTGGAACCGGAAGTGTCCTTATACGGTCTCCAACCAATTTAGTCCTCTTAAAGTGATGGTCTTTTTTTATGACTTCCTGTGTGCAGGACGTGATGCTGATGTTTGCGGTGATCGTGCAGCTGCACCACTCGCTGTGAGACGAGCATCCAGGGGTCAGGGGTCATGAGCTGGAGCTGCAGTGTTTGCATGTGTCCAGCAGGGGACGCTGTTATCTCCTTGACAAATTAGAGCTGATTTAAGCATGTAAATAAAAGCACACAGGTCATCAAGAGTGAAAgatattgtgtgtttgtgttgtcatggaaacacacacacgcgaCTGTCATAGTCACAtgtttgaaatttgaaatgtttattttcttaaaaagaCTAAATGAGACATTAAAGACAATATGGACACTTTGACACACTGTGGTTGTTTTGTACGCACGTCAAGTCTAATGATCTGCGTGGGTCACAGGCCATCCTTTAATTGTCTTGTGTtgactaacacacacacacactcacacacacacacacacacacacactctgccaGTGTTGATGTGTAGCGAGACACAGAGgggcgctgtgtgtgtgtgtgtgtggcctcaGGCTTGCTGTTTATTTTGGTGCGTTGATGAGAACGTTCTACAAGTGAACACGACGTCCACGTAGACCATCTGGGGTGTCGTGGACGAGGCCAGAACAGGAAGTCTTCAGGTGGCCTCAAAGAcgacaacttttgtttttaaaaaaatgttattactgAATATTTTGACCGAGTCTCATTTTTCTTGTGGAGGTCAAACGCCACATCCTCCTTTCAGGTCCTGCATAATGTACAGCCGTGTGACGTCGTCCTCGACCTCCACAAAGTCTTTCTTCTTTCCGTCTTATGCATGTCCCAGTATTCATCTCCTTTGGTCAAAGCTAACTGTCGCTGCTGGAAAGACGAAGACGTttcaaaaagttgaaaaagaagTGATTGGctactgtgacacacacacacacacacacacacacacacacacacacacacacagtgttggaCCTGTGACCCCGTGCAGCATGTAAACACCTGTTGAATATTAATGAAAGACCAGCATCATCATCCATCAAGGGATGCATGTGACTTCTTGAAAACGTGACGAATGACGGCGGCGGGAGGCGAGAGCAGCTCATAAATGCGACGGAGGGGGGACCCGTGCCAGCAGCACTTgagagtagaagaagaagaagacgcca comes from the Doryrhamphus excisus isolate RoL2022-K1 chromosome 14, RoL_Dexc_1.0, whole genome shotgun sequence genome and includes:
- the si:ch211-191i18.2 gene encoding uncharacterized protein si:ch211-191i18.2; the encoded protein is MSALTLFIIIIIIMAAGSEAEVTSLPDYDYDYNSTFGYTFYSNTSSEDLEKFLKNTSDFLDSQEDWQDHEEESTVTTATEPYKTLGGGVIIYNAASLCVCLDVMLMFAVIVQLHHSL